ATGAGCATGGCGGTGTACAGGATATGCCCGGCGAAGCATGGCATCCATACCAGGGGAAATATTTTGTAACGCCGCCTTTTGCTGAATACCCATCCGGGCATAGTGTATTTAGCGGTGCTGCTGCTGAGATTCTCGAACGGTTCAGAAAAAGCCGTTTCTTTGGCGCATCTGTTGTTGTGCCAGCTGGGGCGTCCAAGATAGAGACTGGCGCTCCCGCTTATGACATAGAGCTGAGATGGGCCACATTTTATGACGCTTCGCGAGAAGCCGGTATGTCACGGCTTTATGGAGGCATTCACTTTGAAAAAGGAAACCTCGATGGCCTGAGCATGGGAGAGCAGGTAGCACAAAAGGTATGGCAAAAATGCACTGCCTTATGGCAAGGTCGATTCTAATTCTGCAAACAGAGAGGTAAAGATTTTGGTCATAAGCGTTGCCATACAAAAAGGAGGATCCGGGAAAACAACAACAGTCATGAATTTGGCTGCTGCGCTCCGGGATATCGGAAAAAAAGTGTTACTGCTGGATCTTGATCCACAAAATAACCTGACCCAGGCCCTGGGTATTGAAAGCGCGTCCGACGAGAACATCTACCAACTCCTTAAAACTGCAGCTGGCGGAACCAGACCCGATATAACCGCAGCAATTGTGCACAAAAATGGGATGGATTTGATTCCAGGCACGCTCGATTTGGCACACGCGGAACTGGAACTGGTGAGCGTGTACGGCCGGGAGCAATTGCTGCAAGAAATGCTGGCCAGCGTCCGGGATAAATACAACTACATTCTGATCGACTGCCCGCCCGCTATTGGCATGCTCACCGTAAATGCGCTGGTGGCTTCCGATTATATCATCATGCCCATGCAGGCAGAATTTCTCCCCTTACGTGGCTTGCAAAGCTTCATGCGTTTCTACAACCGGGTGAAAAAACTCAACCCAGCCCTGGCGATTTTGGGCATTCTCATCACACGCTATGACACGCGGGTGGGCATGAGTCAAAAGGTGATTGACGAAATTCTGGAAGAAAAAACGCTGGGCCCCAGGTTGTTCGACACAAAAATCCGCATCAACAACGCGCTTGCAAAAGCACAGGAGCACGGCCAGGATATTTTTACCTTCGACCCGGCGTCGAACGGTGCGATGAATTACATGGCGCTTGCCTTTGAAGTCCAAAGCCGGCTGGAAACTGCGAGCGTCTGAGTATGAAGACAGCCGAAACCAAATCGTCCACGAGCGCAAATCAGCGTGCTACAACTGATGCCACCGCTTTCTTCGAACAAGAAGGAAGTGCAGGACAGTTGTTGGATATGGGCGGGGAGCTGTCTACGTTTCCGGTTCAGGCTAGGCTAAAAATTGGCAGTCCGGATGACCGCTTTGAGCAGGAGGCAGATGCAACAGCTGACACGGTGGTCCAGCGGCTTGCCGTGCAAGGGGCAACCACTTCTGGTGACGGACATGCCAGCCGTGTGCCGGCCCTAAGTGTTAATCGGTTCAATGTGCCATTGCGCGCAAAACAGGCTGGGCCCGAAGAGCAGCTCCAACGGCAAACCGAGGAAGAGGAGCAGCCCATCCAGGAGCAGGTCCAGCGCAAACCCATTTTTGAAAGCGCCGCTGACCCACCGGAAGAAGAAGGCACCGTGCAGCGACAAGCAGACACGGGTGAGGCATCAGGTGCGCCGGCCGATTTCAGTAGCCAACTGCGCAATGCGAGCGGGGGCGGGTCGCCGTTGCCTGGCGACACACGTACCGAAATGGAGGGGGCGTTTGGCGCAGATTTCAGCAACGTGCGCATCCACACTGGCAGCAATGCGGCAAACCTGAGCGATTCCATTCAGGCGCAGGCGTTTACGCATGGAAACGATATTTACTTCAACGAAGGCAAATTTAATCCAGGCAGCACCGACGGGAAACACCTGCTTGCGCATGAACTGACGCATACCGTACAACAAGGCGCCAGTGTACAGCGAAGAGAAGAGGAGATAGAAACCACCGGGGACACACGCATACAGCAAAAACCGGTGATCAGCCAGACGTCAAACAATGTTCAGGCCGTTGGCAATCCTGTTCGGAGCGTATTAAACCGCATTGCCAAGAACATCCCGGGCTGGAAGCTATTCAC
This sequence is a window from Bacteroidota bacterium. Protein-coding genes within it:
- a CDS encoding phosphoesterase; translation: EHGGVQDMPGEAWHPYQGKYFVTPPFAEYPSGHSVFSGAAAEILERFRKSRFFGASVVVPAGASKIETGAPAYDIELRWATFYDASREAGMSRLYGGIHFEKGNLDGLSMGEQVAQKVWQKCTALWQGRF
- a CDS encoding ParA family protein — protein: MVISVAIQKGGSGKTTTVMNLAAALRDIGKKVLLLDLDPQNNLTQALGIESASDENIYQLLKTAAGGTRPDITAAIVHKNGMDLIPGTLDLAHAELELVSVYGREQLLQEMLASVRDKYNYILIDCPPAIGMLTVNALVASDYIIMPMQAEFLPLRGLQSFMRFYNRVKKLNPALAILGILITRYDTRVGMSQKVIDEILEEKTLGPRLFDTKIRINNALAKAQEHGQDIFTFDPASNGAMNYMALAFEVQSRLETASV